A stretch of DNA from Desmospora activa DSM 45169:
GGCGGCCGGATTTTGTCATAATCGGTCCCGATCTGGGATTGCTTGTATTGGAAGTGAAGGATTACACCCCGAACACGTTAGTGGCGATCAATCCGGATCAATGGACGATTCGCAACGGTTCCGGGGAAGAGACGGCCGTTGTCTCCCCTTTGAAGCAAGCTCGCGACTATGCGTTTCGCATGGCTGACAAGTTGAAAAAGGATCGCGATTTGGTACGGACGGAAGGGAAACATCGGTTTAAGCTAAAGTTTCCCTATGGGTATGGCGTTGTCTTTACTCGGTTGACCAAGGCTGATTTGGCTAGACGAGAATTGTTGACCGTGATTGATCCTAAGCTGGCGCTGACGCGGGAGGAGATCGATCCCGAAAGGGAGACGTTTTCGGAGATTTTGTTGAAACAGAAACTTGCACGAATGTTTACGGTATCCTTCACCTTGGAGGAACCCCTTACGCCCTTAGACATTCAGCGGATTCGGTTTCACTTGTTTCCGGAAGTACGAATCAGCGGTAAAAGTAAAAAGGTACAATATCAGGAATATGTACTCCTTTCTCTCGATGATCTACAAACGATGGATTTGCATCAGGAGAATTTGGCCAAGCAGATCGGGGATAAACACCGTCTGATCCGGGGAGTGGCCGGCAGTGGAAAAACGTTGATTCTGGCAAGCCGGGCGGCACTCTTAGCCAAGGAAAACCCGGATTGGAACATTCTCGTGCTCTGTTATAACATCTCTCTTTCCCGCTTTATTGCTGATATGGTGGAACAAAAGTTAAACCAATCGGAGAGTTTGTTCGATTTTGTGGCGGAGGGGGAGGAGATCCAAACCGTTCAACAAAAACATAACATTACAGTGCGCCATTTTCATGATTGGTTAAATCGTGATTTAAAGATAAAATCAGAGGAAGAGATTCCAACCACATTGCAGGAGTGGGAGGCGGGTAAACGCTCCTTTCCTCTATATGATGCGATCTTAATCGATGAAGGACAGGATTTTACACCGGAGTGGCTGGGATTGGTAACCCGACTGCTCAACCCGGATACCCAGTCACTTTTAATCGTGGAAGATCGGGCGCAAACGATTTACTCTCGCCGGCGCAGTTTGCGTAAGGATATCGGCCTTGATTTCCGCGGCCGTTCCCGTGTGCTGACGATCAACTACCGCAATACGGCTCCCATCGTCCGTTTGGCTTGGGATTTTTACCGTCAACACGCTTCCATGGAAAATGCGACGTCAGATGAAGAGATGGAAGTGATTGAACCGCAAAGCTCCTTACGAAGCGGGCCGCAACCTTTTCTGCAACGATTTGCCAATATGGAAGAAGAGATGGCTTATGTGGCAAAACAGATGAAAGTGTTGCATCGACAACGGAATGTGGCATGGTCAGAGATGTTGCTCTTGTACCGGGTAAAGAGCTATGCGGGACTGGATACGATGAATACGATCCGGCGAGGATTGGCCCGGGAGGGGATTCCGTTTTATTGGATGACGGAAAACGCTCAATCCAAACGCGCTTTTTCACCGCGAGAAAATCAAGTGACGGTTAGTACGATCGACAGCAGCAAAGGATTGGATTATAAAGCCGTTTTTGTCGTCAATACAGATCGGCTTCCGTTCCCGAAGGAAGAGAACATCGAGCGGGAAGTTTCTCTTCTCTATATCGCCATGACGCGAGCCAAGAAATATCTATCGATAACCTG
This window harbors:
- a CDS encoding 3'-5' exonuclease — protein: MAVTIPETIPRKATAGEALLFRTLKRYLPEEYVVYYEPDIQGWRPDFVIIGPDLGLLVLEVKDYTPNTLVAINPDQWTIRNGSGEETAVVSPLKQARDYAFRMADKLKKDRDLVRTEGKHRFKLKFPYGYGVVFTRLTKADLARRELLTVIDPKLALTREEIDPERETFSEILLKQKLARMFTVSFTLEEPLTPLDIQRIRFHLFPEVRISGKSKKVQYQEYVLLSLDDLQTMDLHQENLAKQIGDKHRLIRGVAGSGKTLILASRAALLAKENPDWNILVLCYNISLSRFIADMVEQKLNQSESLFDFVAEGEEIQTVQQKHNITVRHFHDWLNRDLKIKSEEEIPTTLQEWEAGKRSFPLYDAILIDEGQDFTPEWLGLVTRLLNPDTQSLLIVEDRAQTIYSRRRSLRKDIGLDFRGRSRVLTINYRNTAPIVRLAWDFYRQHASMENATSDEEMEVIEPQSSLRSGPQPFLQRFANMEEEMAYVAKQMKVLHRQRNVAWSEMLLLYRVKSYAGLDTMNTIRRGLAREGIPFYWMTENAQSKRAFSPRENQVTVSTIDSSKGLDYKAVFVVNTDRLPFPKEENIEREVSLLYIAMTRAKKYLSITWSGESEFTRWLEQVESKDVVKQ